In the genome of Pseudomonadota bacterium, one region contains:
- the dnaA gene encoding chromosomal replication initiator protein DnaA codes for MTQEAWGTVKESLRSSMGTNAYDTWIKPLKFEDAQDGVATLIAPTAYARTYVDRNFSDDIVHSFRANGVTVERVAFHVPNKMTTPANSHTSAASERPMDDDDRDEAHGEDARLDVGGAKLDPKYTFDRFIVGKPNELAYAAARRVAEGGDVTFNPLFLYGGVGLGKTHLMQAIAHELRARKPDLKVLYLSAEQFMYRFVQALREQRMMDFKLLFRAADVLMVDDVQFIAGKDSTQEEFFHTFNALVDQGKQIIITGDRAPGEMKNIEDRIASRLQSGLVVDLHPTDFELRLGILHSKVELYRQSYPGLVIQDGVIKFLAHRISTNVRVLEGALTRLFAFGSLVGREITMDLVQECLVDVLRASDRKTTVEEIQRKVAEHYNIRLSDMLGPKRSRNLARPRQVAMYLSKKMTTRSLPDIARRFGGRDHTTVMHGVKKIEELMVQDSQMADDLEMLRRALEA; via the coding sequence ATGACGCAAGAAGCATGGGGAACAGTTAAGGAAAGTTTGAGGTCCTCCATGGGGACCAACGCATACGACACCTGGATTAAACCTCTTAAATTCGAAGACGCGCAGGATGGCGTCGCAACTCTGATCGCCCCCACGGCCTATGCCCGGACCTACGTTGATCGCAACTTCAGCGATGACATCGTGCACAGCTTCCGTGCCAACGGCGTGACCGTGGAGCGCGTGGCTTTTCACGTTCCCAACAAAATGACGACGCCGGCCAACTCCCACACGAGCGCAGCATCGGAGCGACCCATGGACGATGACGATCGGGACGAGGCACATGGCGAAGATGCTCGGCTCGATGTCGGCGGAGCCAAACTCGACCCGAAGTACACATTCGATCGCTTTATCGTCGGAAAGCCCAACGAACTCGCCTATGCCGCCGCCCGTCGTGTGGCCGAAGGCGGGGACGTCACGTTCAATCCGCTCTTTCTTTATGGGGGTGTCGGTCTCGGCAAGACGCACCTCATGCAGGCCATCGCCCATGAGCTTCGCGCGCGCAAACCCGACCTCAAGGTGCTCTATCTCTCCGCAGAGCAGTTCATGTATCGGTTCGTCCAGGCGCTCCGCGAGCAACGCATGATGGACTTCAAGCTCCTCTTCCGGGCGGCCGATGTTCTCATGGTCGACGATGTGCAGTTCATCGCAGGCAAGGACTCCACGCAGGAGGAGTTCTTTCACACATTCAATGCGCTCGTTGACCAAGGAAAGCAGATCATCATCACGGGAGATCGTGCGCCCGGCGAAATGAAGAACATCGAGGACAGGATTGCCTCCCGCCTGCAATCGGGCCTCGTCGTGGATCTCCATCCGACAGACTTCGAGCTCCGTCTTGGCATCCTGCACTCCAAGGTCGAGCTTTATCGGCAGTCCTATCCCGGCCTCGTCATACAGGACGGCGTCATCAAGTTTCTCGCGCACCGCATCTCGACCAACGTCCGAGTGCTCGAGGGGGCACTCACGCGCCTCTTCGCCTTCGGCTCCCTCGTGGGCCGCGAGATCACCATGGACCTTGTCCAGGAGTGCCTCGTCGATGTATTGCGCGCGTCCGACCGGAAAACCACCGTGGAAGAAATCCAGCGCAAGGTGGCCGAGCACTACAACATCCGCCTCTCCGACATGCTCGGGCCCAAGAGGTCCCGCAATCTTGCGCGTCCGCGGCAGGTGGCGATGTATCTCTCCAAGAAGATGACCACGCGCAGTCTCCCCGACATCGCGCGCCGCTTTGGCGGGCGGGATCACACGACAGTCATGCATGGGGTCAAGAAGATCGAAGAGCTGATGGTGCAAGACAGCCAGATGGCAGACGATCTAGAGATGCTCCGACGCGCGCTGGAAGCCTGA
- the dnaN gene encoding DNA polymerase III subunit beta — MKLSIERGTLLKAVSQAQSVVERRNTIPILANVLIEAEGNSVSFRATDLDIEVVDKAEAMVERAGATTVSAVTLHEIVRKLPDGALVSLSDDGTRGRLTVEAGRSNFNLATLPKEDFPVMTSSEYTANFTCAAPTLRRLFDKSKFAISTEETRYYLNGVYMHVAEGGDGRVLRCVATDGHRLARIDADLPSDAENMPGVIVPRKTVGELRKLLDDDEAEISVSVSETKVRFATEKVTLTSKVIDGTFPDYMRVIPTSNTRRLEVDAGEFAQAVDRVATVSSERSRAVKLQLDEDRLVLSVNAPDSGAAEEELGVAYGDEKLEIGFNAKYLLEIASQVDRENAVFLFNSAGDPTLMREGTDESAVYVVMPMRV, encoded by the coding sequence ATGAAGCTCAGCATTGAACGCGGCACGCTTTTGAAGGCGGTGTCCCAGGCGCAATCGGTCGTGGAGCGCCGCAACACGATCCCCATTCTCGCCAACGTGCTGATCGAGGCCGAGGGGAATTCCGTCAGCTTTCGCGCCACGGACCTCGATATCGAAGTCGTCGACAAGGCCGAAGCCATGGTGGAGCGTGCCGGAGCCACCACCGTGAGCGCGGTGACACTCCATGAAATCGTCCGCAAGCTGCCGGACGGAGCGCTCGTGTCTCTCTCCGATGACGGCACGCGCGGCCGCCTGACCGTGGAAGCCGGGCGGTCCAATTTCAATCTGGCGACCCTGCCCAAGGAGGACTTCCCGGTGATGACCTCCTCTGAGTACACGGCGAATTTCACCTGTGCGGCCCCGACGCTGCGGCGTCTCTTTGACAAGTCGAAGTTCGCGATCTCCACCGAGGAGACGCGGTACTACCTCAACGGCGTCTATATGCACGTCGCCGAAGGCGGCGATGGGCGCGTGCTGCGCTGTGTAGCGACCGACGGCCACCGCCTAGCGCGCATCGATGCAGATCTTCCGAGCGACGCTGAAAACATGCCCGGCGTCATCGTGCCCCGAAAGACCGTCGGTGAGCTCCGCAAGCTCCTCGACGACGATGAGGCCGAGATCTCGGTCAGCGTGAGTGAAACCAAGGTGCGCTTCGCGACCGAGAAAGTGACGTTGACCTCAAAGGTCATCGACGGGACCTTCCCGGATTACATGCGCGTCATCCCCACGTCGAACACGCGACGGCTGGAGGTGGATGCAGGTGAATTCGCCCAGGCCGTCGATCGCGTGGCTACGGTGAGTTCGGAACGGTCCCGCGCGGTAAAGCTTCAGCTGGACGAGGACAGGCTGGTTCTCTCCGTCAATGCGCCTGACAGCGGCGCTGCCGAGGAAGAGCTTGGCGTCGCCTACGGCGATGAAAAGCTCGAGATTGGCTTCAACGCGAAGTACCTGCTCGAGATCGCGAGCCAGGTGGACCGAGAAAACGCCGTCTTTCTGTTCAACTCCGCCGGTGACCCCACCTTGATGCGCGAAGGCACTGACGAAAGCGCCGTCTACGTCGTGATGCCAATGCGCGTCTGA
- the recF gene encoding DNA replication/repair protein RecF, which yields MLFVEHLTLSHFRSHKIARLALDGRPVVLFGSNGAGKTNVLEAVSLLSPGRGLRRAAADEMTRQPDAVGWKIMADAGGHEIETWSEGGAARSARIDGKAATQAALGRLLRVLWLIPAMDRLWIEGAEGRRRFLDRMTLSFHPEHGDASLTYEKAMRERNRLLKEQVTDPAWYRALEGRMAEAGEAIIAARASTLAALADAQEEVETAFPTADLALTHPETELPPQKEELAAAWEETRRRDLAAGRTLLGPHRIDMEGTYQAKCINARAASTGEQKALLVSLILANARALAAEIGAPPLLLLDEVAAHLDQGRQAALYDEICALGAQAWMTGTGRELFDALGDRAQYFEVQETDGQSSLVAL from the coding sequence GTGCTTTTTGTAGAGCATCTGACGCTCTCTCACTTCAGATCCCACAAGATCGCGCGTCTCGCGCTCGACGGTCGACCTGTCGTGCTGTTCGGATCGAACGGGGCCGGGAAGACAAATGTGCTGGAAGCCGTGTCGCTCCTTTCTCCGGGCCGAGGGCTGAGGCGTGCTGCGGCTGACGAGATGACCCGGCAGCCCGATGCCGTCGGGTGGAAAATCATGGCCGATGCAGGCGGCCATGAAATCGAGACTTGGTCTGAAGGCGGCGCCGCGCGCAGTGCTCGGATCGATGGCAAGGCAGCGACACAGGCCGCGCTGGGCCGGCTCCTGCGGGTCCTTTGGCTCATCCCGGCGATGGATCGCCTTTGGATCGAAGGTGCAGAAGGACGCCGCCGTTTTCTGGATCGCATGACGCTGAGCTTTCATCCGGAGCATGGAGACGCGTCCCTCACCTATGAGAAGGCCATGCGCGAGCGGAACAGGCTCTTGAAGGAGCAAGTCACGGATCCAGCATGGTACCGTGCACTGGAGGGACGGATGGCAGAGGCCGGGGAAGCCATCATAGCAGCGCGCGCCTCGACCCTGGCCGCGCTCGCTGACGCGCAAGAGGAGGTTGAGACGGCCTTCCCGACCGCGGATCTCGCCCTCACGCACCCCGAAACGGAGCTTCCACCCCAAAAGGAGGAACTCGCCGCCGCGTGGGAAGAGACCCGTCGCCGAGACCTGGCCGCCGGCAGAACGCTTCTCGGGCCGCATCGCATCGACATGGAAGGCACCTATCAAGCCAAGTGCATCAATGCGCGCGCGGCCTCGACAGGCGAGCAAAAGGCTCTCCTCGTGTCACTCATCCTCGCCAATGCGCGCGCGCTTGCTGCGGAGATCGGGGCGCCACCCTTGCTCCTTCTCGATGAAGTTGCCGCGCATCTCGATCAAGGCAGGCAGGCCGCACTTTATGACGAGATCTGCGCTCTTGGCGCGCAGGCATGGATGACAGGGACCGGCCGCGAGCTGTTCGATGCTTTGGGAGACCGTGCGCAGTACTTCGAGGTGCAAGAAACGGACGGCCAATCCTCGTTGGTTGCGCTGTGA
- a CDS encoding LysE family transporter gives MTLDAIDIALYAFAVLILFLTPGPVWVALLARGMSSGFSGVWPLALGVAIGDAVWPFLAIVGVSLLVQEIEGLLTVLRWVAAAMFLTMGILLIRQAAKPLGSDSRLTRPGMWAGFVAGVLVILGNPKAILFYMGVLPGFFDLTKVTAGDIAAIVAASIIVPLAGNLALGAFVDRGRRLLSSARARTRLNTASGMLLIGVGCIIPFT, from the coding sequence GTGACACTCGATGCTATCGATATCGCGCTCTACGCGTTCGCAGTCCTCATTCTGTTTCTCACACCGGGGCCCGTCTGGGTCGCGTTGCTTGCGCGCGGGATGTCATCTGGGTTCTCAGGGGTCTGGCCGCTCGCCTTGGGCGTGGCGATCGGAGATGCGGTCTGGCCCTTCCTCGCAATTGTTGGCGTCTCTCTCCTCGTTCAGGAAATCGAGGGCCTCCTGACAGTTCTCCGTTGGGTGGCCGCGGCGATGTTCCTCACCATGGGCATTCTTCTCATTCGACAGGCGGCCAAGCCCTTGGGCAGCGACTCGCGCCTCACGCGGCCGGGCATGTGGGCTGGCTTTGTCGCTGGCGTGCTGGTGATCCTCGGAAACCCGAAGGCGATCCTGTTCTACATGGGCGTGCTGCCGGGGTTCTTCGATCTGACGAAGGTCACGGCGGGCGACATCGCGGCCATTGTCGCGGCCTCCATTATTGTCCCGCTGGCGGGAAATCTCGCGTTGGGCGCGTTCGTGGATCGCGGTCGTCGGCTGCTCAGCAGCGCGCGTGCCCGTACCCGTCTCAATACCGCTTCAGGCATGCTCCTGATCGGCGTGGGGTGCATCATCCCGTTCACTTGA
- the gyrB gene encoding DNA topoisomerase (ATP-hydrolyzing) subunit B, which yields MAENEQEQPEYGADSIKVLKGLEAVRKRPGMYIGDTDDGSGLHHMVYEVVDNGIDEALAGHADFVHVKIHTDSSVSVSDNGRGIPVGIHEEEGVSAAEVIMTQLHAGGKFDSNSYKVSGGLHGVGVSVVNALSVWLELRIWRDGKEHIARFEHGETVKHLEVVGDAGGKSGTEVRFLASTGTFSNLDYVFDTLEKRLRELAFLNSGVRIILEDERPAEPLRTELFYEGGVKEFVKYLDRSKSSIMSEPIYVTGERDDIGVEVAMWWNDSFNEMVLPFTNNIPQRDGGTHLAGYRGALTRTIQKYATDTGIAKREKVNFTGDDAREGLTCVLSVKVPDPKFSSQTKDKLVSSEVRPAVENLVGEKLTEWFEENPNEAKQIVGKIIEAALAREAARKARELTRRKTAMDVNFLAGKLKDCSEKDPSKTELFLVEGDSAGGSAQTGRDRRTQAVLPLRGKILNVERARFDRMLSSQEIGNLVMALGTGIGRDEFNIEKLRYHKIVIMTDADVDGAHIRTLLLTFFFRQMPELIEGGYLYIAQPPLYKVSRGRSEVYLKDQAALDDYLIEQGVDGAVLRLSSGEEIIGQDLARVVQEARNLKRLLDAFPTHYPRHILEQAAIAGAFVPGAVDADLQGVADRVAARLDLIALEYERGWQGRITQDRGIRLARILRGVEEVRTLDGKMLRSGEASRTGSFTQSLQEVYAQPATLHRKERHQLILGPLTLLEAILEEGEKGNQLQRYKGLGEMNPDQLWETTLDPDARTFLQVKIDDVAEADDLFTKLMGDVVEPRREFIQDNALSVANLDF from the coding sequence GTGGCCGAAAACGAGCAAGAGCAGCCGGAATACGGTGCAGATTCCATCAAGGTTCTCAAGGGCTTGGAGGCGGTCAGAAAGCGCCCGGGCATGTATATCGGAGATACCGATGATGGCTCTGGCCTCCATCATATGGTCTACGAGGTCGTCGATAATGGGATCGATGAAGCCCTCGCGGGCCATGCCGACTTTGTGCACGTCAAAATCCACACCGACAGCTCTGTCTCGGTCTCCGATAATGGGCGTGGGATACCGGTGGGTATCCACGAGGAAGAAGGGGTCTCCGCCGCCGAGGTGATCATGACCCAGCTCCACGCCGGCGGAAAATTCGACTCCAATTCCTACAAGGTGTCCGGCGGACTCCATGGCGTTGGCGTGTCTGTCGTCAACGCACTTTCCGTTTGGCTTGAGCTTCGCATCTGGCGCGATGGCAAGGAGCACATTGCGCGGTTTGAACATGGTGAGACGGTCAAGCACCTCGAGGTCGTCGGTGACGCTGGCGGGAAAAGCGGAACGGAGGTGCGCTTCCTCGCCTCCACAGGCACCTTCTCAAATCTCGACTACGTCTTCGACACTCTGGAGAAGCGCCTGCGTGAGCTTGCATTCCTGAATTCCGGCGTGCGCATCATTCTCGAAGATGAGCGCCCGGCAGAGCCGCTCCGCACGGAGCTTTTCTACGAAGGCGGCGTCAAGGAGTTCGTGAAGTATCTGGATCGCTCCAAGAGCTCGATCATGAGCGAGCCCATCTATGTCACCGGGGAGCGTGACGACATCGGCGTTGAAGTCGCCATGTGGTGGAACGACAGCTTCAACGAGATGGTGCTGCCCTTCACCAATAACATCCCACAGCGCGACGGCGGCACCCACCTCGCCGGATACCGGGGCGCGTTGACCCGGACGATCCAGAAATACGCGACCGACACGGGCATCGCAAAGCGGGAGAAGGTGAACTTCACCGGGGACGACGCCCGTGAAGGTCTGACCTGCGTTCTGTCGGTGAAGGTGCCGGACCCGAAGTTCTCCTCTCAGACGAAGGACAAGCTCGTCTCCTCCGAAGTGCGCCCAGCCGTGGAGAACCTTGTCGGTGAGAAACTCACGGAGTGGTTCGAGGAGAACCCGAACGAAGCCAAGCAGATCGTCGGCAAGATCATCGAAGCCGCGCTGGCGCGAGAAGCTGCGCGCAAGGCAAGAGAGTTGACGCGCCGCAAGACGGCGATGGACGTCAACTTCCTCGCAGGGAAACTCAAGGACTGCTCCGAGAAGGACCCGTCCAAGACGGAGCTCTTCCTCGTCGAGGGTGACTCGGCCGGCGGCTCCGCACAGACGGGGCGCGACCGCCGCACCCAGGCCGTCCTGCCCCTCCGCGGCAAGATCCTGAACGTCGAACGCGCGCGCTTCGACCGGATGCTGTCCAGCCAGGAAATCGGCAATCTCGTCATGGCGCTGGGCACTGGCATCGGGCGTGACGAGTTCAACATCGAGAAGTTGCGCTACCACAAGATCGTCATCATGACCGATGCTGACGTGGACGGGGCCCATATCCGTACGCTGCTGCTCACGTTCTTCTTCCGCCAGATGCCCGAGCTCATCGAGGGCGGATACCTCTACATCGCGCAGCCGCCGCTCTACAAAGTCTCGCGCGGACGGTCCGAGGTGTATCTGAAGGATCAGGCGGCCCTCGATGACTATCTCATCGAGCAGGGTGTCGATGGCGCGGTCCTTAGGCTTTCCTCCGGCGAAGAAATCATCGGGCAGGACCTGGCACGCGTGGTGCAGGAAGCGAGAAACCTCAAGCGTCTTCTCGATGCCTTCCCCACGCACTATCCCCGCCACATCTTGGAGCAGGCCGCGATTGCCGGGGCCTTTGTGCCCGGCGCTGTGGATGCCGACCTTCAAGGCGTGGCAGATCGCGTCGCCGCCAGGCTCGACCTGATCGCACTGGAATATGAACGTGGGTGGCAGGGCCGCATTACGCAGGACCGTGGCATTCGGCTCGCGCGCATTCTGCGGGGCGTCGAGGAAGTCCGCACACTCGATGGCAAGATGCTCCGCTCGGGAGAGGCATCGCGTACGGGAAGCTTCACGCAGTCACTGCAGGAGGTCTACGCCCAGCCCGCCACGCTGCACCGAAAGGAGCGGCATCAACTCATCCTTGGCCCGCTCACGCTCCTCGAGGCAATTCTCGAGGAAGGTGAGAAAGGCAACCAGCTCCAGCGCTACAAGGGCCTTGGCGAGATGAACCCCGACCAGCTCTGGGAAACCACGCTGGACCCGGACGCGCGCACGTTCCTCCAAGTGAAGATCGATGACGTGGCCGAGGCCGATGACCTCTTCACCAAGCTCATGGGAGATGTGGTGGAGCCACGGCGCGAGTTCATCCAGGACAATGCGCTGAGTGTGGCGAACCTCGATTTCTAG
- a CDS encoding endonuclease/exonuclease/phosphatase family protein — protein sequence MAWILIALIIVPLALIGCQQVRLSPSAALPPKPEAAFRVASWNVHYIWLEQEEGRWGLSGWKARKGPMDAAFKKLEADIIGFQEMECFSRRGDGNINLTRDFLLAENLAYAAAATGDARTLPPTQPIFYRRETLRVVDEGWFHFSRTPDVLYSRGFDGASPSFASWALFETVLGDHPTRFRVVNIHPDAFSRVNRQASHALVSERIAPWLAAGEELILLGDFNALHGSAAHERYEAQGLTFPKPPGATFHLDRGLHIFGAIDHIGVTSGLVPGEAMIFNEKLGAVWPSDHHPVLLDIRLP from the coding sequence ATGGCTTGGATCCTAATTGCGCTCATCATCGTGCCCTTGGCGCTCATCGGATGTCAGCAGGTGCGCCTCTCACCAAGTGCCGCGCTGCCGCCGAAGCCTGAAGCGGCGTTTCGCGTCGCGTCTTGGAATGTCCACTACATCTGGCTCGAGCAGGAAGAGGGCCGCTGGGGGCTTTCCGGCTGGAAGGCGCGAAAAGGACCGATGGATGCCGCCTTCAAGAAACTGGAGGCCGACATCATCGGATTTCAGGAGATGGAGTGCTTCTCTCGCAGGGGGGACGGCAACATCAACCTGACCCGTGATTTCCTGCTTGCGGAAAACCTTGCCTATGCAGCCGCCGCCACGGGCGATGCTCGCACCCTTCCTCCCACGCAGCCGATTTTTTATCGCCGCGAGACGCTTCGCGTGGTCGATGAGGGGTGGTTTCATTTCTCGAGAACGCCGGACGTTCTCTACTCGAGAGGCTTTGATGGTGCGAGCCCATCTTTTGCGAGTTGGGCTTTGTTCGAGACTGTTTTGGGCGACCATCCAACCCGCTTTCGCGTGGTCAACATTCATCCCGATGCCTTCTCTCGGGTGAACAGGCAGGCCTCCCACGCCCTCGTTTCAGAGCGCATCGCTCCGTGGCTCGCCGCCGGGGAAGAGCTCATTTTGCTGGGGGATTTCAACGCGCTCCACGGCTCAGCCGCGCATGAGCGTTACGAAGCGCAAGGATTGACCTTTCCCAAACCGCCCGGCGCCACCTTCCACCTCGATCGCGGTCTCCACATCTTTGGCGCAATCGACCATATCGGCGTGACCTCCGGGCTCGTTCCAGGCGAGGCCATGATCTTCAACGAAAAGCTCGGCGCCGTTTGGCCCTCGGACCATCACCCTGTGCTTCTGGACATTCGGCTTCCCTGA